From a region of the Gammaproteobacteria bacterium genome:
- a CDS encoding helix-turn-helix domain-containing protein produces MTKANLLRATPPLEVETALQRLGANLKSARLRRNLTVVQVAEKIGTGPRAVADAEKGKPATAIATYFALLWAYDLLQQVEPLAAPGTDEVGHALADRRARARPRRRLDNDF; encoded by the coding sequence ATGACAAAAGCCAATCTCCTGCGTGCCACGCCCCCACTGGAGGTGGAGACCGCGCTGCAGCGGCTGGGCGCGAACCTGAAGTCGGCGCGCCTACGGCGCAATCTCACCGTGGTCCAGGTGGCGGAGAAAATCGGCACCGGGCCGCGCGCGGTGGCCGATGCCGAGAAAGGCAAGCCTGCCACCGCCATCGCCACCTACTTTGCACTGCTGTGGGCCTATGACCTGCTGCAACAGGTCGAGCCGCTGGCGGCGCCGGGCACGGACGAGGTTGGCCATGCACTGGCCGACCGCCGCGCGCGTGCCCGGCCGCGGCGCCGGCTCGACAATGACTTTTGA
- a CDS encoding type II toxin-antitoxin system HipA family toxin: MSECFVYITLPGQEEAVTAGRFELEAGRDGVPVGRFVYGRRYLERDDAVEFDPVELRLGEREYRTSHHKGVFGVLRDAGPDYWGRLVIERHAGKPPTDELGYLLESADDRAGALGFGLNVQPPAPRREYNQTLALAKLQQIAQALLDEAAGTNVTAMQVAELMRAGTSMGGARPKVVVEDDGALWLAKFNLKDDRWNMARVEHAMLRLAARCGLDVAQSKVVSVGGRDVLLVRRFDRDKAGQGYFRHRMVSGLSLLRADEGYQDRPRWSYLLLAEEVRRACLEAGKDVQELFRRMCFNALISNNDDHPRNHALLARDRHWQLAPAYDLTPNPQVSIERRDLALTVGDFGRAATVQNLLSQATRFGLRPGDAAALVEAMREMVQAQWLATVRAAGVSETDCDRIAGAFVYPGFQQETESP; the protein is encoded by the coding sequence ATGAGCGAATGCTTCGTCTACATCACCTTGCCTGGGCAGGAGGAAGCGGTCACCGCGGGCCGGTTCGAGTTGGAAGCCGGCCGTGACGGAGTGCCGGTCGGGCGCTTCGTGTATGGCCGTCGCTACCTTGAGCGCGACGATGCGGTTGAGTTCGATCCGGTCGAGCTGCGTTTGGGCGAACGCGAGTACCGGACCTCGCATCACAAGGGCGTGTTCGGCGTGCTGCGCGACGCCGGGCCGGATTACTGGGGCCGGCTGGTGATCGAACGCCACGCCGGCAAGCCACCAACGGATGAATTGGGCTATCTGCTGGAGTCGGCCGATGATCGCGCCGGCGCGTTGGGCTTTGGCTTGAACGTGCAGCCGCCGGCGCCGCGCCGCGAGTACAACCAGACTCTGGCGCTGGCGAAGCTGCAACAGATTGCGCAGGCCCTGCTTGACGAGGCAGCAGGCACGAATGTCACGGCGATGCAGGTCGCCGAGTTGATGCGTGCCGGCACCTCGATGGGCGGTGCGCGCCCGAAGGTGGTGGTCGAGGATGACGGGGCGCTGTGGCTGGCCAAGTTCAACCTCAAGGACGATCGCTGGAACATGGCGCGAGTGGAACACGCCATGCTGCGCCTGGCGGCTCGTTGTGGCCTGGACGTGGCGCAGAGCAAGGTCGTATCAGTCGGTGGGCGCGACGTGCTGCTGGTGCGCCGTTTCGATCGTGACAAGGCCGGGCAGGGATACTTTCGCCACCGCATGGTCAGCGGCTTGAGTTTGCTGCGCGCGGACGAGGGCTATCAGGATCGACCGCGCTGGTCGTATTTATTGCTGGCCGAGGAAGTGCGGCGTGCCTGCCTTGAGGCCGGGAAGGACGTGCAGGAATTGTTCCGGCGAATGTGCTTCAACGCCCTGATCTCCAACAACGACGATCACCCGCGCAACCACGCCTTGCTGGCGCGGGATCGCCACTGGCAGCTGGCGCCTGCCTACGATTTGACGCCCAATCCGCAGGTCAGCATCGAGCGTCGCGATCTGGCGTTGACGGTTGGCGACTTCGGTCGTGCGGCCACCGTGCAGAACCTGCTCTCGCAGGCGACACGCTTCGGGCTACGCCCTGGCGATGCGGCGGCGCTGGTCGAAGCGATGCGTGAGATGGTGCAGGCGCAATGGCTCGCCACCGTGCGTGCCGCCGGGGTCAGTGAGACCGATTGCGACCGGATCGCCGGGGCATTCGTGTACCCGGGTTTCCAACAAGAAACAGAGAGCCCATGA